AGATGtatgtaaaaattaaagttaaagtCACTTCCCGCAGTCCAACCAATCACCTCCATCAAAATATGGCCGTAGAGAGTTCTATTTCTAGAGCAAATAAATAGCGCTTTACAAAGGTACAACAAAATAATCTACATCAAATAAATCTACAGATTAAATTCtagcaaaaaaacataaaactacGGCTCATTCCAATCACTCCCTATGAGATAGACCAGTGTTTTAACATTGTGTTTCGAACTTTCGATCGTactattatatgtatattattctgtcgtatataattttatttgttttccaaTGCACCAAAGTTTACGTAGTGGGATGATATTTTTCGCTTTTATCATGAtattatctaatctattaaaagtgtttgaaatttttagtttatatatttttatatagtttggATATAATGATATTTCtctatataaaactaattttatattattgtagACAAAAGAGTAATGGTTGTTGCTAACATATAATTACagtaaaactctataaattaataatgttgggcttttgacattttattaatttttaaaaaattccttttgccttttttcattttttaagttttaaatattttttataaaataaaaataatgttgattttactgtatatacattaattaaatttttgaaattcaactttcatattatttttattgtcttatttggtgtatataaaattagatatggtttagatataattttactaaatattatcaaaatatattgaattattaagaaaatatagagataaatttattttgaatataaagcAAACAATACAATTgtttgtttgtatatatataaaatgtatatatacataaattatcggTTTATGATTGAACGGGACAATATGTTTacataagtttttataaaaagttattatcttatcgatttgtatcatattttgaaCTGGTGCAACTCGAGATcagataaatttattaatttatcaaatatttatttatagattttctaATGCATAAACATaaagatatttgaaaattataatatagaaaataatgtttacatttttaaaaggggagtccatattttatattaatttaattgtgTATCTTCCAGAGATAAAGACATGTCAATGAAAAATAtgaacttattattttttattattttatttatttcttttatttatttattattattatttatttatttatttattttatcttgttcaataaaattattaagcaTTAGTCAAATgtagaaaaaattacaattcaCATTTTTTCAAGGTTTGTATAttctaaatcatctcaaaaacGTAACAGATTAAATAATTGGTAATCCAAAATCCAATCATCACTATACCCTTACAATTTTGGCTACTTGTCTTAATGTAAGAGAAGTGAACAAAGTGTATTGAGCGTTGTAACACAAGTGCACAAAAACTAATGTCTACATGTTCAAGAAGAGGTTCACCTTTTTGTCTTGGCTGCTtcagtaaaatatttttgattaccCAAACTTTATTTCACTTCCtgagtaaaatatttttgaccaATAGTAAATGTATGGTTGTCAATATGTTTCTGCTCGGCAAGTGGAACATTATCAATAGCACTCTCTTATGTTTGTCAAATCCTATCTTTGTTCCCACCGGTCACCAGTAGCCTAAGGTAATCAAAGCACGAAGCATAGTTCAAAGGGTTCTTCCCAACCATCTTCATACTGTAATTTTTTGACTTCCTGGCCATCTTTACCCTGAAACCTCTTCTTCTACACACTTTTAATTTAACTCAATTCTAACAGAAAATAGTAGAAGATATTGTCTTTAAGTGCTAGAGATTTATTCCATCTTTTGATAGTTGGCACAATACCTACCTCGGTCATGTGCTCATACAAGTACgagtaaaatttattatatagagCTACCTAAAACATATCAGCGTCAAACGATGTCAGAAGTTATATATACAACACATCAGAAAATGTTTGCACTAAACTCAACTGAATAAGTGAATCTATGAGCATGTTCCATTGTCCAAAACCATAAACAGTTAACATGATCATGAGTCTAACAGGCTTTCAGCACAAAAATATAACCTAACTAAAGCTTTAGAAAACTGTGGTCTCGTTACTAATTTCAGCTGAATATCAGAGCGAGATAAAAGAGTTGTGTATGCAGTCTGATATCAAACTTGAAAATTAAACCCTCAATCTTAGAGAGACGCTCCACCTGTAGTTGTGGTTGTCACCGACACTAAGAAGACACTAATTGACTCTCAAAATGGATAAACATTCTCGGCAATTGGCGATGCAGTTTCGTTTGGCAACTGCAATCACATGAACTCTCTCACAATGCTCAATTTTTATTGCATGCAGATGCAGATGcagaaaacataaatttttcctCACTGCATCTGTTAAGTTGAAACTCATtaacaaatagaaaaatataaagaagTATATTTTCCATATCTCCCATAACGATAGTAGAATCAGAACATCCATAGATTTACACAATTATGGTTTAACCCCATCTAAACTTCATTACTCTCTCCACCTATCCGCATGACTCAACCATCATAATAAATTCCAATCCGATTTAGTATTCAATAGATTCACAAAATTAGAGATCGCAGAAACACATAAGATTACCTAATCTTTTTCACTGCTCAAGAATTTTTAACGCAAGCTCCGTCGACGATAAGCTTTCTGGAGGAAACACATATAGATTTAATCCAATGATTAGGTAAAACTAacaccataaaaaaaaaaagatatcattagaaatagaaatacatagaTTAAGATTTTGAAGATATGATccaatataaaattgtataagaaatatgTCTTTATATCTAGTCATAACATGTTTAATAGGTTCAAATTAAAAacataccaaaataaaattcaaataggACCTAGTTTCGTTATTATTCTTTTACAAACATTTATGCTGTGATTGTTTATCATGACCTTTtgttaagattttaaaaatatatggctttaaaaaatatgatttacttTGGTgactctgaatttttttttttttttgaatatgttCTATAGTCTCAAATTCTGGCTTTTTAAAACTAAGCAAACgtgaacaaaataataaaagttagACTTAGAGAAATCTTAGAGACTtcaagaaattttgaaaaatgtaaaagtGTGATTGGTAAGACAAATTGATTTTAGAAACCTTAGTTCGTTTTAAAGTCTTAAAGTCTTGAAAGTCTAATCCCCAGTCACAAGCCTAATCTACCTTACTAATATTCGTTATGAATTATATTGAAATGTAAATATGGGACATgcatttttcttcttaaaagtAACATTGTTCATGGAAGAAAAGCTTAAGCTCAAGAGTACCAACCCCCTTTGGTTTAAGTGGTAAAGAAATTTCGGCTGTAACTTTTGTTATATAGATTTAATTCGCTTTGTCATCTAACCACATTTTAATTGGAATAACGCATACCGGAATGCAAGGTTTTATGAGACTAGTTTTTTGAACctagaatttttttgaaatttcacttttatttaaaagaaattaagattttctaaatttaataatttaaaatttaattagataaaaagttttttaggaaaatataaaaactaaaatttgctttagtaaattaaaaactagttttattaaaatttggtGGCAACAAACGAAACCCAATCCAGTTTGAAGACATGTTGACGTGGCCTAACTCACATCAATTGtgttctctctatctctctgtcTCCCTcacctccctctctctctctcttctctccaatTCACGATGGCTTCTCTCAGACTCCCCGCTCAGCTCGTTACACGTGGCACTCTCAACTACCATAACTCCTCTTCCTCCGCCGCTCCCTCCGTTAGCCTCTCGTGGCGGCGATCTCTCACACCGGACAATTCATTTCCCAACCTCCCATCTTCCTCACCCCTAAACCGGAAACCATCGACGGTAGTGCCGGTTACATGCAGTGCTGCAGCGGTTAACCTTGCTCCGGGGACTCCCGTCCGACCCACGAGCATCTTGGTCGTCGGTGCCACCGGAACCTTGGGAAGACAAATTGTCCGGCGAGCTTTAGACGAAGGATATGATGTCAGGTGTTTAGTCCGACCAAGACCAGCTCCCGCCGACTTCCTCCGTGATTGGGGCGCCACCGTCGTCAATGTACGTAATTCACATTGCAAGTTTTGCTTTTGTccaaaaaaattactaaaccGGGTTTTGTTTTGGACCAGGCGGATCTTAGTAAACCGGAGACAATTCCGGCAACTTTGGTCGGAGTCCATACAGTAATAGATTGTGCCACGGGACGTCCTGAAGAACCCATCAAGACAGTAAGCTTCATTGTTTGGTTTGTGTGTTTAAAGACTAAAGAGTTAGTCTCATGTCTTTTGCTGGTTTGTGTTCGGTTTAGGTAGATTGGGAAGGGAAAGTGGCTCTTATACAATGTGCAAAGGCTATGGGGATTCAGAAGTACGTCTTCTACTCAATCCATAATTGCGATAAGCACCCCGAGGTTCCTCTCATGGAGATTAAGTATTGTACCGAGAAATTCCTTCAAGAATCCGGTTTAAACCACATTACAATCCGGTTATGCGGTTTCATGCAAGTAAAGCCCTCATCtcttttaattttacaatgcATTTAGCTATCCTCACTCACTTGTATTGCTTGATGAGAGATTAAGTACATAAGTTTCAACAGTGAATGTTGTTTATAGCTAATTGTTGATTTTTGAAAGTTATTTAAATCTCATTGCACTAGTAAAAGTACACATTTGTGGTTTATGAAAAGTTCTAGTACGGTGTAtcgtttagaaaaaaaaaaatcgggtTTTGAGGTGGTATAAATATGGATTTAAGTGCTGTAAATTATTTGTTCACATAGTCAATATACAAATCCTAAAACGGGTACATACATCgatgtgttttcttttcttgctttttttCGTACTTGATTTGCTTTTGTTAACAACACTAATTCTTGCCTGATCTATGAAGGGTCTAATCGGTCAATATGCAGTCCCCATTCTGGAAGAAAAATCTGTGTGGGGAACAGATGCACCAACGCGTGTGGCTTACATGGACACACAGGTAAAATTAAACAATGTAGATGTAGTTCATTTCCTTCGTGTAGCACACAAAATGATGTAACAGGTTCCTCATGGGCTATAACAGGATATTGCTAGGCTGACACTTATTGCTTTACGCAACGAGAAAGTCGACGGAAAG
The window above is part of the Brassica napus cultivar Da-Ae chromosome C3, Da-Ae, whole genome shotgun sequence genome. Proteins encoded here:
- the LOC106434635 gene encoding protein HIGH CHLOROPHYLL FLUORESCENCE PHENOTYPE 244, chloroplastic-like, which gives rise to MASLRLPAQLVTRGTLNYHNSSSSAAPSVSLSWRRSLTPDNSFPNLPSSSPLNRKPSTVVPVTCSAAAVNLAPGTPVRPTSILVVGATGTLGRQIVRRALDEGYDVRCLVRPRPAPADFLRDWGATVVNADLSKPETIPATLVGVHTVIDCATGRPEEPIKTVDWEGKVALIQCAKAMGIQKYVFYSIHNCDKHPEVPLMEIKYCTEKFLQESGLNHITIRLCGFMQGLIGQYAVPILEEKSVWGTDAPTRVAYMDTQDIARLTLIALRNEKVDGKLLTFAGPRAWTTQEVITLCERLAGQDANVTTVPVSVLRVTRQLTRFFQWTNDVADRLAFTEVLSSDTVFSVPMTETNSLLGVDQKDLVTLEKYLQDYFSNILKKLKDLKAQSKQSDIYF